GGGCCGGGCGCCGCCCCTTCCAGCACCGCCACCACGCCGCGCCCGCCGACGCCCTCCCGCACGGCGAGGCCAAACGAACGCTGCAGCTCGGCGATGCGCTTAGGGGTCTCCACTTCCTGAAACGACAGCTCGGGGTGCATGTGAAAGTGCCGGCGCCAGGCGACCATGTCGGGATAGAGGCGATCCAGGTGGCGAAACACGGTCTGGAGCATAGGGATCCCCCCTGACGTTATTCCCCGATCCACAGCACCAACTTCCCAAACTGACGCGACGCCAGGAGCTTGTCAAACGCCGCGCGCGCCCGCTCCAGCGGGTATGCGCTGTCGACCACCGGCCGGATGCCGTGCCGCTCGACGAAGGCCACCATCTCGGCAAACTCTTCGCCGCTGCCCATCGTCGTGCCGAGCAGCGTGTACTGGCCGTAGAAGAAGCGGCGCAGGTCGAGCATCGCGTGGCTGCCGTATCCTGCGGCGAAGGTGATGAGCCGGCCGCCCGGTCGCAGCGAGGCCAGCGACTTGTCGAAGGTGACGCCGCCCACCGTCTCCACCACCACATCGGCGCCGCGGCCGTCGGTGGCCTCCTTCACCGCTTGTGGCCAGTCGCTCTCCGTATCGAAGGCCGCGTCGGCGCCGAGGGCCAGCGCCCGCTGTCGCTTTTCGGCGCTGCGGGAGGTGACGAGCACCCGCGCGCCCGCCGCCTTGGCCATCTGCAGGGCGAACAGGGCCACCGCGCCCCCGATGCCGGGGATGACCACCGTCTCGCCCGGCTGCACCCGCGCCCGCGTAAAGAGGGCCCGGTACGCCGTCAGTGCCGACAGGGGGAGCGCCCCGGCCTCCTCCCAGGTGAGGTGCGCCGGTTTGGGCACCGCGTTTTCCGCCGGCACCACCACGTACTCGGCGAAGGTTCCGTTGTCGGGCACGCCGAGGATGCGAAAGCCCTTGGGCGGGGCGTCGCTGCGCTTGGGCCACCCGAGGCTGGGGTTGACGAGCACCTCGTCCCCGGCGCGTACGGTCGTCACCCCGTTGCCCACCGCGTCGACCACCCCGGCCCCGTCGGAGCCGAGAACGGTGCCGGGTTCGACCGGCATGCGGCCTTCCACAAAGTACAAATCGCGATGGTTCAGGGCCGCCGCCTTCACCCGAATGCGCACCCACCCGGGCGGCACCTCCGGAACGGGCACCTCCCGAAGCACAAGCCCCTCCAATCCCGTGCGTTCCCATACCAGCGCCTTCATCCTCGCGCGCCTCCTTCCGCTTCATTGTGGAACAGGGCGATTCCTTACGGCGTCAAGAACCCGCGCGTTCCGCCGCCTTGAACGGATTCCGCCACTCCATCAGGGCGGCGTAGTTCCGCGACTCCTCGTCCTCCAGGTAGTCCGGGACCACGGCGAGGGGCGTGCGCCCGCACCGCAGGAGGAAGGTGATGACCGGATCGGCGAGCTCGCCACGCACCACGGCGTCCAGGTACTGCTCGGCCGTCATCCGGTCGGCCACGCGGTGGTACCCCGGCATGCGCCCCCCGCCGAGCAGGCGGTCGAGGCCCCTGTGCACGACCAGCTCGTACATCGACTGCATCAGCCACTTGCCCAGGCCCAGCCCCCGGTAGCGCGGCCGCACGCTGATGTCCACCACGTACAGCGTGTTGCCGCCCGGGTCGTGGTTGCGGATGTACCCGTTGTCGGTGATCTCCGCCCACGTGTGGTGGGGGTGCGCCGGGTCAAAGCGGACGATGAGCGTCGTCATCGAGCCGGCCAGTTCCCCGTTCACTTCCACGCACAGGGCGCCTTCGGGAAAGCGCGCCACGTGGCTGGCCAGCTG
The sequence above is drawn from the Calditerricola satsumensis genome and encodes:
- a CDS encoding zinc-binding dehydrogenase, with amino-acid sequence MKALVWERTGLEGLVLREVPVPEVPPGWVRIRVKAAALNHRDLYFVEGRMPVEPGTVLGSDGAGVVDAVGNGVTTVRAGDEVLVNPSLGWPKRSDAPPKGFRILGVPDNGTFAEYVVVPAENAVPKPAHLTWEEAGALPLSALTAYRALFTRARVQPGETVVIPGIGGAVALFALQMAKAAGARVLVTSRSAEKRQRALALGADAAFDTESDWPQAVKEATDGRGADVVVETVGGVTFDKSLASLRPGGRLITFAAGYGSHAMLDLRRFFYGQYTLLGTTMGSGEEFAEMVAFVERHGIRPVVDSAYPLERARAAFDKLLASRQFGKLVLWIGE
- a CDS encoding GNAT family N-acetyltransferase translates to MYRKELYVFDRDRPVKAVIRRYTERDFAELIRIQQECFPPPFPSELWWNEEQLASHVARFPEGALCVEVNGELAGSMTTLIVRFDPAHPHHTWAEITDNGYIRNHDPGGNTLYVVDISVRPRYRGLGLGKWLMQSMYELVVHRGLDRLLGGGRMPGYHRVADRMTAEQYLDAVVRGELADPVITFLLRCGRTPLAVVPDYLEDEESRNYAALMEWRNPFKAAERAGS